A single window of Flavobacterium sp. 140616W15 DNA harbors:
- a CDS encoding phosphatidylserine decarboxylase family protein: protein MFHKEGTQSILLGTIFVSVVLLLTDHFIDTNWIKMLIQFSALLLLIIILQFFRNPKRTVIKDINQILAPVDGKVVVIEEVYEGEYFKDKRLQISIFMSPINVHVTRYALDGIVKFSKYHPGKFLVAWHPKASEENERTTVVIENKSFGEVLYRQIAGALARRIVNYAQEGMQVEQGTDAGFIKFGSRVDIFLPLGTPINVVLNQKAIGGKTIIATKA from the coding sequence ATGTTTCATAAAGAAGGAACCCAATCCATTTTATTAGGCACTATATTCGTTAGTGTTGTGCTTTTATTAACTGATCACTTTATTGATACCAATTGGATCAAAATGCTTATTCAGTTTAGTGCATTATTGCTACTAATCATCATCTTGCAGTTTTTTAGAAACCCAAAAAGAACTGTAATCAAAGACATCAATCAAATTCTTGCTCCAGTTGATGGAAAAGTTGTTGTGATTGAAGAAGTTTACGAAGGAGAATATTTTAAAGACAAACGTCTTCAAATCTCGATTTTCATGTCACCGATCAATGTACACGTAACTCGTTATGCATTAGATGGGATTGTAAAATTCAGCAAATATCACCCAGGTAAATTCTTAGTTGCATGGCATCCAAAAGCAAGTGAAGAAAATGAAAGAACAACAGTTGTAATCGAAAACAAATCTTTCGGAGAAGTTTTATACAGACAAATTGCAGGCGCTTTGGCTCGTAGAATTGTAAATTACGCACAAGAAGGAATGCAAGTAGAACAAGGTACAGATGCTGGTTTTATTAAATTTGGTTCAAGAGTGGATATTTTCTTACCTTTAGGCACACCTATCAATGTAGTATTAAACCAAAAAGCAATTGGGGGTAAAACAATTATTGCTACAAAAGCTTAA
- a CDS encoding biotin--[acetyl-CoA-carboxylase] ligase translates to MKLIKLDAIDSTNEFLKSLSSQQELENFTIVTAENQTKGKGQMGAVWRSEAGKNLIMSVLVRDFLLNNEEVFNLNIIISLSVIKALEELNIPDLSIKWPNDIMSYNKKLGGILIENTLKSDGTIVSVVGLGLNVNQINFQNLPNASSLAVISNVEFNKDELVILIVEKIKEKILLWEQQSATFWSEYFNNLFRKGVPMPFKNIDNQNFMGIIQGVSPIGKLQVLLEDDSISEFEIKEIQMLY, encoded by the coding sequence ATGAAACTAATCAAACTCGATGCCATAGATTCAACGAATGAGTTCTTAAAATCATTAAGTAGCCAACAGGAACTTGAGAATTTTACAATTGTTACTGCCGAAAATCAAACAAAAGGGAAGGGACAAATGGGAGCAGTTTGGCGTTCAGAAGCGGGTAAGAATTTAATAATGAGTGTGTTGGTTAGAGATTTTTTACTTAATAATGAAGAGGTTTTTAATTTAAATATTATTATTTCGCTATCGGTAATAAAAGCTTTAGAAGAATTAAATATTCCTGATTTAAGTATTAAATGGCCAAACGACATTATGTCATATAATAAGAAACTTGGTGGCATTTTGATAGAAAACACTCTCAAAAGTGATGGTACTATCGTGTCAGTAGTTGGTTTAGGATTAAATGTTAACCAAATAAACTTTCAAAATTTGCCAAATGCTTCTTCTTTAGCGGTCATTTCTAATGTCGAATTTAACAAAGATGAACTTGTTATTTTGATTGTAGAGAAAATAAAAGAGAAAATTCTTCTATGGGAACAGCAATCTGCCACATTTTGGAGTGAATATTTTAATAATTTGTTTAGAAAAGGAGTGCCAATGCCCTTTAAAAATATAGATAATCAAAACTTTATGGGGATTATTCAAGGGGTTTCTCCAATAGGAAAGCTACAAGTTTTATTAGAAGATGATTCCATCTCAGAGTTTGAAATTAAGGAAATACAGATGCTTTATTAG
- the ftsH gene encoding ATP-dependent zinc metalloprotease FtsH has translation MAKDNNPTPSKFKISPWLIYTAILLIFLFISFATGGSSLQEPAQLTSSKFNDFLDKGQIEKVIVYNKAEAEVYLNAAALKDPAQKKVSKDIFDRPNKGPHYTLEIGNDQIFQTKLEKAVTEGKLKDYDFVQKNNWTDILVGLLPIIILVGVWIFIMRKMSGGAGGGGGQIFNIGKSKAKLFDEKTDIKTTFKDVAGLEGAKEEIQEIVEFLKNPEKYTNLGGKIPKGALLVGPPGTGKTLLAKAVAGEAQVPFFSLSGSDFVEMFVGVGASRVRDLFKQAKEKSPAIIFIDEIDAVGRARGKSNMSGGNDERENTLNQLLTEMDGFGTNSNVIVLAATNRADVLDKALMRAGRFDRQIFVDLPDIRERAEIFQVHLAPLKKVEGLDLDFLAKQTPGFSGADIANVCNEAALIAARNNKTAVDRQDFLDAVDRIVGGLEKKNKIITPEEKKAIAIHEAGHATVSWMLEHAAPLIKVTIVPRGQSLGAAWYLPEERQIVRTDQMLDEMCATMGGRAAEKVTFDRISTGALSDLEKVTRQARAMVTIYGLNEKIGNVTYYDSTGQSEYNFSKPYSDETAKIIDQEISELIEGQYQRAIEILEENKDKLNQLAEILIEKEVIFKDDLEAIFGKRTFDKNLEEVVS, from the coding sequence ATGGCTAAAGATAATAATCCAACCCCGAGTAAATTTAAAATAAGTCCTTGGTTAATTTATACCGCAATACTTTTAATATTTTTATTTATCAGTTTTGCAACCGGAGGATCAAGTTTACAAGAGCCGGCTCAATTAACCTCTTCTAAGTTTAATGACTTTTTAGATAAAGGACAAATTGAAAAAGTAATTGTATACAATAAAGCTGAAGCTGAAGTGTATCTTAATGCTGCTGCACTTAAGGATCCAGCGCAAAAAAAAGTATCTAAAGATATTTTTGATCGACCAAACAAAGGTCCTCACTATACTTTAGAAATTGGTAATGACCAAATTTTTCAAACAAAATTAGAGAAAGCAGTTACCGAAGGGAAACTGAAAGATTATGATTTTGTTCAAAAAAATAACTGGACCGACATTTTAGTTGGTTTACTTCCAATAATCATACTTGTTGGAGTTTGGATTTTCATTATGAGAAAAATGTCAGGCGGCGCTGGTGGCGGTGGTGGACAAATTTTTAATATTGGAAAATCAAAAGCGAAACTTTTTGATGAAAAAACAGATATCAAAACTACATTTAAAGATGTAGCTGGTTTAGAAGGTGCAAAAGAAGAAATACAAGAAATTGTAGAATTCTTGAAAAATCCTGAAAAGTATACCAATTTAGGAGGTAAAATACCTAAAGGAGCATTACTTGTAGGTCCTCCTGGAACTGGTAAAACATTATTAGCAAAAGCAGTAGCTGGCGAGGCACAAGTACCATTCTTCTCATTATCAGGTTCTGATTTTGTTGAAATGTTTGTAGGTGTTGGAGCTTCACGTGTACGTGATTTGTTTAAACAAGCCAAAGAGAAATCTCCTGCAATCATTTTTATTGATGAAATTGATGCTGTAGGTAGAGCACGTGGAAAAAGCAATATGTCAGGCGGTAATGACGAAAGAGAAAACACATTGAACCAACTACTAACAGAAATGGATGGTTTTGGAACAAACTCAAACGTAATTGTATTAGCTGCAACAAACAGAGCTGACGTTTTAGACAAAGCTTTAATGCGTGCAGGTCGTTTTGACAGACAAATCTTTGTAGACTTACCAGACATTCGTGAAAGAGCAGAAATCTTCCAAGTACACTTAGCTCCTTTGAAAAAAGTAGAAGGTCTTGATTTAGATTTCTTAGCAAAACAAACTCCAGGATTCTCAGGAGCTGATATTGCAAACGTATGTAACGAGGCTGCATTAATTGCTGCAAGAAACAATAAAACTGCTGTAGACAGACAAGATTTTCTTGATGCTGTAGATAGAATTGTAGGTGGTTTAGAAAAGAAAAACAAAATCATTACTCCAGAAGAGAAAAAAGCAATCGCAATTCACGAAGCTGGACACGCTACTGTAAGCTGGATGTTGGAACACGCAGCACCACTTATTAAAGTAACTATTGTTCCTCGTGGACAAAGTTTAGGAGCTGCTTGGTACCTACCAGAAGAGAGACAAATCGTGAGAACAGACCAAATGTTAGACGAAATGTGTGCTACTATGGGCGGAAGAGCTGCTGAAAAAGTAACTTTTGACAGAATTTCGACTGGTGCATTAAGCGATTTAGAAAAAGTTACACGTCAAGCTCGTGCTATGGTAACAATTTACGGATTGAATGAAAAAATCGGAAATGTTACTTATTACGATTCAACAGGACAAAGTGAATACAACTTTTCAAAACCGTATTCTGACGAGACTGCAAAAATTATTGACCAAGAAATATCAGAACTAATTGAAGGTCAATACCAAAGAGCTATCGAAATATTAGAAGAAAACAAAGATAAGTTAAATCAACTTGCTGAAATCTTGATTGAAAAAGAAGTTATTTTTAAAGATGACTTAGAAGCAATTTTCGGAAAACGTACATTTGACAAAAATCTAGAAGAAGTAGTTTCATAA
- the pyrE gene encoding orotate phosphoribosyltransferase has translation MIFNKDTAEKTAELLLQINAIKLNPGNPFTWASGWKSPIYCDNRLILSFPSIRNYVRDEFAKNIEKQFGKPDVIAGVATGAIGIGILVAESLGLPFVYVRPEPKKHGRQNQVEGFLQKGQNVVVVEDLISTGNSSLLAVEALRNAGANIKGMAAIFTYGFDVAEKNFKDANIDLYTLSNYSNLLNLAVAKKYIPEEDLITLQEWNVNPAAWKQE, from the coding sequence ATGATTTTTAATAAAGATACTGCCGAAAAAACAGCCGAATTGCTTTTGCAAATAAATGCAATTAAATTGAATCCAGGAAATCCTTTTACATGGGCTTCGGGATGGAAATCACCTATTTATTGTGATAACAGGCTAATTCTCTCATTTCCAAGCATCAGAAATTATGTTAGAGATGAGTTTGCTAAGAACATTGAAAAACAATTTGGTAAACCAGATGTAATCGCTGGAGTTGCTACAGGAGCCATAGGTATTGGTATTCTTGTTGCAGAAAGCTTAGGATTACCGTTTGTATATGTTAGACCAGAACCTAAAAAACACGGAAGACAAAATCAAGTTGAAGGTTTTTTACAAAAGGGACAAAATGTTGTTGTAGTTGAAGATTTGATAAGCACAGGAAATAGTAGCTTACTTGCAGTTGAGGCTTTGCGTAATGCTGGAGCCAATATTAAAGGGATGGCTGCGATATTTACTTATGGCTTTGATGTTGCTGAAAAAAACTTTAAAGATGCAAATATCGACTTATACACATTGAGTAACTATTCTAATTTATTAAACCTAGCGGTTGCAAAAAAATACATTCCCGAAGAAGATTTAATTACCTTACAGGAATGGAACGTAAACCCAGCTGCTTGGAAACAAGAATAA
- a CDS encoding helix-turn-helix domain-containing protein, with protein MSTLTKPNHIGRKISRIRELRDMKQEALVQALGTNQQAISAMENSETIDDEKLIDVAKALGVSVEALKNFSEESVINYFNNFYDNSAKGQILNNSCSNLTFNPLDKLIEAYDENKKLYERLVQAEKDKVEFLEKILKDK; from the coding sequence ATGAGCACACTTACAAAACCAAACCATATAGGGCGAAAAATTAGCCGAATTCGTGAACTTCGTGATATGAAACAAGAAGCTTTGGTACAAGCTTTAGGTACAAATCAGCAAGCTATATCGGCTATGGAAAACAGCGAAACTATAGATGACGAAAAACTTATTGATGTAGCAAAAGCTTTGGGAGTGAGTGTTGAAGCACTTAAGAATTTCTCAGAAGAAAGTGTTATTAATTATTTTAATAATTTCTATGATAACAGTGCAAAAGGGCAAATATTAAATAATTCTTGCAGTAATCTTACTTTTAATCCATTAGATAAGTTAATCGAGGCTTATGATGAAAATAAAAAACTGTATGAACGTTTGGTTCAAGCTGAAAAAGATAAAGTTGAATTTTTAGAAAAAATATTGAAGGATAAATAA
- a CDS encoding acyl-CoA-binding protein — MTEKDLDIRFLEAVEIASKMTQASLPQDVQLRLYAFYKQATFGTAKYNQSENFDLRNAFKTNAWIQISHLSIDEAKENYIEIINSLITK, encoded by the coding sequence ATGACAGAAAAAGACCTAGACATACGATTTTTAGAGGCTGTCGAAATTGCTTCCAAAATGACGCAAGCCTCACTGCCACAAGATGTGCAATTGAGGCTGTATGCTTTTTATAAACAGGCTACTTTTGGAACTGCAAAGTATAACCAATCTGAAAATTTTGACTTAAGAAATGCTTTTAAAACAAATGCATGGATTCAAATTAGCCATTTAAGTATAGATGAAGCCAAGGAAAATTATATAGAAATCATTAATTCACTAATAACTAAATAG
- a CDS encoding superoxide dismutase, with protein sequence MKKYGTQFSLFILIAFTILSCNDNNKLTEVVEVPLPSKDEKIIIGSPDEVKANPGTFQLEKLPYAYNALAPNIRSLTLETHYSKHYLTYTNNLNKAIANTDYVNMTIEQILGKLDLNDAKLRNNAGGYYNHSLYWKCMTPKPESEQATDTLASAMNKEFGSYNNFKSLFKAEATKQFGSGWVWLVVDKAGKLQITTTENQDNPLMKNALIPGTPILAIDLWEHAYYLDYQNRKNSYVDAFFNVINWEKINENYKTALTKVGKV encoded by the coding sequence ATGAAAAAATATGGTACTCAATTTTCGTTATTTATCTTGATTGCATTTACGATTCTTTCTTGTAACGATAACAATAAACTTACCGAAGTCGTAGAAGTTCCGTTACCTTCGAAAGATGAAAAAATAATAATTGGTAGTCCAGACGAAGTAAAAGCAAACCCAGGAACATTTCAGCTTGAAAAACTTCCGTATGCTTATAACGCGCTGGCTCCTAATATCAGATCATTAACACTCGAAACGCATTACTCAAAGCATTATTTAACCTATACTAATAATCTGAACAAGGCAATAGCCAATACAGATTATGTAAATATGACGATTGAGCAAATTTTGGGAAAACTAGATCTGAATGATGCTAAACTTCGTAATAATGCTGGTGGATATTATAACCATTCTCTTTATTGGAAATGCATGACTCCAAAACCTGAATCAGAGCAGGCTACAGATACATTAGCAAGCGCAATGAATAAAGAATTTGGATCATACAATAATTTTAAATCATTATTTAAAGCCGAAGCAACAAAACAATTTGGCTCGGGATGGGTTTGGCTAGTTGTTGACAAAGCTGGAAAACTTCAGATAACAACAACCGAAAACCAAGATAATCCATTAATGAAAAATGCATTAATTCCAGGAACTCCAATTTTAGCTATAGATTTATGGGAACATGCCTATTATCTAGATTATCAAAATAGAAAAAATAGCTACGTCGATGCTTTCTTCAATGTTATCAATTGGGAAAAGATAAACGAAAATTATAAAACCGCACTAACCAAGGTTGGTAAAGTCTAA
- a CDS encoding PQQ-dependent sugar dehydrogenase, with protein sequence MRNINQIAIVSSVLISLLSCSSDKDVDVNPGTTTNPVEGNAANTTYKPAFEGQTRIRGVQTNTPYEGVVIATTLTSPWGITSLTDGRLLITEKTGTMRIATTAGVVSSAITGIPAVNSAGQGGLLGLCIDPDFATNRMIYWVFAEATAGGNNTAVAKGKLAADEKTIEGATVIYRAKPANASTLHYGGRILFDKTGFLVVSTGERSVLETRPLAQSVTTGLGKVVRITKEGQPATGNPTFTQAGALPELYSIGHRNPQGLALNPVTNEVWLAEHGPRGGDEINRIKAGANYGWPTITYGIEYSGEKIGAGIQQQDGLEQPVYYWDPVVSPSGMTFYTGNRVPEWQNNLFIGALSGMHIVRLAIKDNKVVGEERLLASENQRFRDVTQGKDGALYAVTDGGRLYKIDKK encoded by the coding sequence ATGAGAAATATTAACCAAATTGCTATTGTTTCGAGTGTGCTAATAAGTTTATTAAGCTGCTCTAGTGATAAAGATGTCGATGTAAATCCAGGTACAACAACAAATCCTGTAGAAGGAAATGCCGCTAATACAACTTACAAACCAGCATTTGAAGGACAAACCCGAATAAGGGGTGTGCAAACCAATACACCTTACGAGGGAGTTGTTATTGCTACAACATTAACAAGCCCGTGGGGAATTACAAGTCTTACTGATGGCAGATTATTAATCACCGAAAAAACAGGAACAATGCGTATTGCTACAACAGCTGGAGTAGTAAGTAGCGCAATTACAGGTATTCCTGCCGTTAATTCTGCTGGGCAGGGAGGTTTATTAGGACTATGTATTGATCCGGATTTTGCAACTAATCGTATGATTTACTGGGTTTTTGCAGAAGCTACAGCTGGCGGAAACAATACAGCAGTAGCCAAAGGAAAATTAGCAGCTGATGAAAAAACAATCGAAGGCGCAACCGTTATTTACAGGGCTAAACCAGCCAATGCAAGTACACTTCATTATGGCGGACGTATTCTTTTTGATAAAACAGGTTTTCTTGTTGTAAGTACTGGAGAAAGATCTGTACTTGAAACCAGACCTTTAGCGCAATCAGTTACAACAGGTTTAGGTAAAGTAGTCAGAATTACAAAAGAGGGACAACCTGCAACTGGAAATCCTACTTTTACGCAAGCTGGAGCTTTACCGGAATTATATAGTATTGGTCATAGAAATCCACAGGGTTTAGCGCTTAATCCAGTTACTAATGAAGTTTGGCTTGCCGAGCACGGACCACGTGGAGGAGATGAAATCAATCGTATAAAAGCAGGTGCAAATTATGGATGGCCAACCATTACATACGGAATAGAATACAGCGGAGAAAAAATTGGAGCGGGAATTCAGCAGCAAGATGGTTTAGAGCAGCCGGTTTACTATTGGGATCCAGTGGTTTCACCAAGTGGAATGACTTTCTATACAGGAAATCGTGTTCCGGAATGGCAAAATAATCTTTTCATAGGGGCTTTAAGCGGGATGCATATCGTACGCCTTGCTATAAAAGACAATAAAGTTGTTGGCGAAGAAAGACTTTTGGCTTCAGAAAACCAGCGTTTTAGAGATGTTACTCAAGGAAAAGACGGAGCATTATATGCTGTTACTGATGGAGGAAGACTTTATAAGATTGACAAGAAATAA
- a CDS encoding SRPBCC family protein produces MNLESPKVTVQKSAQELFDLLSDVKNFEKLMPDNIAKFEVIGEDAFIFGLKGMPEIKLKMKEKTAPSKIVLGAASDKLPFTLVSNIETVSDTSSAVKLDFEGEFNPMMAMMIKGPIGKFIETLANNMTKL; encoded by the coding sequence ATGAACTTAGAAAGTCCAAAAGTTACTGTTCAGAAATCGGCTCAAGAATTATTTGATTTATTGAGTGATGTGAAAAATTTTGAAAAATTGATGCCTGATAACATTGCTAAATTCGAAGTAATCGGCGAAGATGCTTTTATTTTTGGTTTGAAAGGAATGCCAGAAATAAAATTAAAAATGAAAGAAAAAACAGCTCCAAGCAAAATCGTTTTGGGTGCTGCAAGCGATAAATTACCATTTACATTGGTATCTAATATCGAAACAGTTTCTGACACTTCTAGCGCTGTAAAACTTGATTTTGAAGGAGAATTCAATCCAATGATGGCAATGATGATAAAAGGGCCTATTGGAAAATTTATTGAAACTCTTGCCAATAATATGACTAAACTATAA
- a CDS encoding NUDIX hydrolase, protein MYKVFVNDKPLFLTNEISKETNFQLFLLESIDIEQIIVKMFQNKIQAAYLYHPDEKEIMKTLKSKIPVNKAGGGLVYNKKGEVLFIFRNGKWDLPKGGIEKGESIEETAMREVEEETGVGKLTITNKLQKTYHVFKRNGKYKLKITHWFEMHSDFKGTPQGQLEEGIEKVAWLNPVQIKEALKNSYENIKLLFEEENKVIVKE, encoded by the coding sequence ATGTATAAAGTTTTTGTGAACGACAAACCACTTTTTTTGACAAATGAAATCTCAAAAGAGACTAATTTTCAATTGTTCTTGTTGGAAAGTATTGACATAGAGCAAATTATTGTCAAAATGTTCCAAAATAAAATTCAAGCAGCTTATTTATATCATCCTGATGAGAAGGAGATTATGAAAACGTTAAAGTCAAAAATTCCTGTCAATAAAGCAGGAGGAGGACTAGTTTATAATAAAAAAGGTGAGGTGTTATTCATCTTCAGAAATGGAAAATGGGACTTGCCAAAAGGTGGAATTGAAAAAGGCGAATCGATCGAAGAGACCGCCATGCGCGAGGTAGAAGAGGAAACGGGAGTTGGGAAATTAACAATTACCAATAAATTACAGAAGACCTATCACGTTTTTAAACGCAATGGCAAGTACAAATTAAAAATTACACATTGGTTCGAAATGCATTCTGATTTTAAAGGGACACCACAAGGACAATTAGAAGAAGGAATCGAAAAAGTTGCGTGGTTGAACCCAGTGCAAATAAAAGAAGCGCTTAAAAACTCTTATGAAAACATCAAATTGTTGTTTGAAGAAGAGAATAAGGTTATTGTAAAAGAGTAA
- a CDS encoding lactate utilization protein B/C, whose translation MSFFKKLFGSSHDQSDEENQSEYSNSQADNSLSIDEQFIFNFKKNGGKFLYCENIQEVTEQFENILEENDWFESEVSCFEPALFHLLEENKLIYQSPANPKFLLASCENLIAEEGAILFSSKQIKQNKPNELPVNIVIIATTSQILTAKSDGLSAIKRKYERDYPTNITTIKYFEKAKEEDFTQYGSVAKNLYLLLLEDL comes from the coding sequence ATGAGTTTTTTTAAAAAATTATTTGGCTCTAGCCATGATCAATCTGATGAAGAGAATCAAAGTGAATATAGCAATTCACAAGCTGATAATTCTCTTTCTATAGATGAGCAATTCATTTTTAATTTTAAGAAAAATGGAGGTAAATTTTTATATTGCGAAAACATCCAAGAAGTAACGGAACAATTTGAAAACATCTTAGAAGAAAACGATTGGTTTGAAAGCGAAGTTTCGTGTTTTGAACCTGCGTTATTCCATTTACTTGAAGAAAATAAACTAATATATCAAAGTCCCGCTAATCCAAAATTTCTATTAGCTAGTTGCGAAAACTTAATCGCAGAAGAAGGTGCGATATTATTTTCATCGAAACAAATCAAACAAAACAAACCAAATGAGTTGCCTGTAAACATTGTTATCATTGCAACTACAAGTCAAATCCTTACCGCCAAAAGCGATGGACTAAGTGCCATAAAACGTAAATACGAAAGAGACTACCCTACCAATATTACTACTATAAAATATTTCGAAAAAGCTAAAGAAGAAGATTTTACACAATACGGAAGTGTTGCTAAGAACTTATACTTATTGCTCTTAGAAGATCTATAA
- a CDS encoding phosphatidate cytidylyltransferase encodes MNETLKRALSGAVYIVLLLTSILFSTESFIILFGVFLVIATYEFCNLANINKIFSLLFVSLFYTSVALISFYKNETENYINKFLKEDIKFTINIDQLNTVLLVITLLVSVKCIVFLFDDTQAISRASKYIYLLGYITLPFIFITKISFGVKDYNPKIIIGLFILIWTNDTFAYLVGKSIGKHKLFERISPKKTIEGFLGGLVFACFAGYLISKLYIKPNPNFSDKSILIWTIIALIVGVFGTIGDLIESKFKRIAGVKDSGTIMPGHGGVLDRLDSVIFVAPIVFLFYQILNYVS; translated from the coding sequence ATGAATGAAACCCTCAAGAGAGCACTATCAGGTGCAGTCTATATAGTATTACTATTAACGTCTATCCTGTTTTCAACGGAAAGTTTCATCATACTTTTCGGTGTTTTTCTAGTAATTGCAACTTACGAATTTTGCAATCTAGCTAACATCAATAAAATATTTTCGCTTTTATTTGTTTCGCTTTTTTATACTTCAGTTGCATTGATTAGCTTTTACAAAAATGAAACCGAAAATTATATCAATAAATTCCTAAAAGAAGATATTAAATTTACGATCAATATAGATCAACTAAACACCGTTTTGTTGGTAATCACATTACTGGTTTCAGTAAAATGTATTGTGTTTTTATTTGATGATACCCAGGCTATAAGTAGAGCATCTAAATATATCTACTTATTAGGATATATTACTCTACCTTTTATTTTCATCACCAAAATTTCATTTGGAGTTAAAGATTACAATCCTAAAATCATTATTGGATTATTCATACTTATATGGACAAATGACACTTTTGCCTATTTGGTAGGAAAATCTATTGGAAAACATAAATTATTTGAACGTATTTCGCCGAAAAAAACCATAGAAGGGTTTCTAGGCGGACTTGTTTTTGCTTGTTTTGCAGGCTATTTAATTTCAAAATTATATATCAAGCCAAACCCCAATTTTAGTGATAAATCTATTTTAATATGGACAATTATCGCTTTAATAGTTGGTGTTTTTGGTACAATCGGTGATTTAATTGAATCAAAATTTAAAAGAATAGCCGGAGTTAAAGATAGCGGAACAATAATGCCTGGTCATGGAGGTGTTTTAGATCGATTAGATAGTGTTATATTTGTAGCACCAATTGTATTTTTATTTTACCAAATTTTAAATTATGTTTCATAA
- the rsfS gene encoding ribosome silencing factor, whose translation MAKKTVNNDVLLANIIKGIEEVKGNDISILDLREIDAAVCDYFIICNGNSNTQVNAIVGSIQKTVSKELKDKPWHVEGTDNAEWVLIDYVHIVVHVFQKHIREYYNIESLWGDAKITTIENKY comes from the coding sequence ATGGCGAAAAAGACTGTTAATAATGATGTTCTGTTAGCGAACATAATCAAAGGAATCGAAGAAGTAAAAGGAAATGATATTAGTATCTTGGACTTAAGGGAGATAGACGCAGCAGTTTGCGATTATTTCATCATATGCAACGGAAATTCGAATACTCAAGTTAACGCCATCGTAGGCTCAATTCAAAAAACGGTATCAAAAGAACTAAAAGACAAACCTTGGCATGTAGAAGGAACCGATAACGCAGAATGGGTTCTTATCGATTACGTGCATATTGTTGTTCACGTATTTCAAAAACACATTCGAGAATATTATAATATCGAAAGTCTTTGGGGAGATGCCAAAATAACTACAATCGAAAACAAATACTAA